A genomic segment from Deinococcus sp. YIM 77859 encodes:
- a CDS encoding Asp23/Gls24 family envelope stress response protein gives MDVEISKSVLTDITATTLEGIEGIEVAAAPLKVGEVLRQQGGPRRPRALKVTREGQTVSIEVGLNVEYGRSLVQLAQQAQRAVCENVELMTGLKVKAVNVTVLGVVLPKGAAS, from the coding sequence ATGGATGTGGAGATCAGCAAGAGCGTCCTGACGGACATTACCGCCACGACGCTGGAAGGCATCGAGGGCATCGAGGTGGCAGCGGCCCCCCTGAAGGTGGGGGAGGTGCTGCGTCAGCAGGGCGGGCCGCGCCGTCCCCGCGCGCTGAAGGTGACGCGCGAGGGGCAGACCGTCAGTATCGAGGTCGGCTTGAATGTGGAGTACGGGCGCAGCCTGGTGCAGCTCGCCCAACAGGCGCAGCGGGCAGTGTGCGAGAACGTCGAGCTGATGACCGGTCTGAAGGTCAAGGCCGTGAATGTGACCGTGCTCGGCGTGGTTCTGCCGAAGGGAGCGGCCAGTTGA
- the ligA gene encoding NAD-dependent DNA ligase LigA codes for MSQSASSDPAAEATQAQYRALRAEVERHARAYYELDAPEIPDDVYDRMVRELRRLEEAHPEWVGEDTPTQRVGGAPSAAFQPVEHPTPMTSLDNVFSDEELAEWQEKLARALNLPPDHDGFTYTGELKIDGLSVNLYYVDGALQWAATRGNGRVGELVTEQVLTIPGIPRTLPGLRGELEVRGEVYLSRSDFAAYNARAEELGLPLLKNPRNGAAGALRQKDPEVTRRRNLKALFYALGKRDGVRLGGQPVRTQAEVLAWLAAQGFPTSPYSETLSGLRAAADYHRRMTEQRANFEFDADGTVLKLDSLALQAEAGLTSRAPRWAIAYKFPVEEVETVLERITVNVGRTGKLAPLAHLSPRLIEGSTVSKATLHNEDYIRDLDLRIGDTVVVRKAGGVIPQILRVVLEKRPPDAVPYAFPTHCPECGHEAVRAEGDANTYCPNPACPAQQFERLRHFVSRGAMDVRGIGEKLIEQLLTAELVRDAADLYTLSAEQLAALERSGEKKAANILAQLEASKTRPLWRLVNALGIPHVGERNAQALAQTFGTLDALLCATPGSLEAVPGLGKTIAGSVTAALADPSMRDLIRRLRERGLNPVEETAPRGDALAGLTFVLTGSLSRPRDEIKARLEAAGARVTSSVTKKTSYVVAGEDAGSKLDRARELGLPVLDEAGLEALLAERGEGEAQR; via the coding sequence ATGAGTCAGTCCGCTTCCAGCGACCCAGCCGCCGAGGCCACGCAGGCGCAGTACCGGGCCCTGCGTGCCGAGGTCGAGCGCCACGCCCGTGCCTACTACGAGCTTGATGCCCCCGAGATTCCCGACGACGTCTATGACCGAATGGTGCGTGAGTTGCGCCGCCTCGAGGAGGCGCACCCGGAATGGGTGGGGGAGGACACGCCCACGCAGCGGGTAGGAGGTGCGCCCAGCGCCGCCTTTCAGCCGGTGGAGCATCCCACGCCCATGACCAGCCTCGACAACGTCTTTTCCGATGAGGAGCTTGCCGAGTGGCAGGAGAAGCTGGCACGGGCGCTGAACCTGCCCCCCGACCACGACGGCTTTACCTACACGGGCGAACTGAAGATCGACGGCCTGAGCGTGAACCTCTACTACGTGGACGGGGCGCTTCAGTGGGCGGCCACGCGCGGCAACGGCCGCGTTGGAGAACTCGTCACCGAACAGGTTCTCACCATTCCCGGGATTCCCCGCACGCTGCCTGGCCTGAGGGGCGAACTGGAGGTGCGCGGCGAAGTGTACCTCAGCCGCTCGGACTTTGCCGCCTACAACGCCCGCGCCGAGGAACTGGGCCTTCCCCTGCTGAAAAACCCCCGCAATGGGGCCGCTGGGGCGCTGCGCCAAAAGGACCCCGAGGTCACGCGCCGCCGCAACCTGAAAGCCCTCTTCTACGCCCTGGGCAAGCGCGACGGCGTGCGGCTCGGCGGCCAGCCGGTGCGCACCCAGGCCGAAGTGCTCGCCTGGCTGGCCGCGCAGGGCTTTCCAACCAGCCCCTACAGCGAGACCCTGAGCGGGCTGCGGGCCGCTGCCGACTACCACCGCCGCATGACGGAACAGCGCGCAAACTTCGAGTTCGACGCGGACGGCACCGTCCTCAAACTGGATTCCCTGGCGCTGCAGGCCGAGGCGGGGCTGACCAGCCGTGCTCCCCGTTGGGCCATCGCCTACAAGTTTCCGGTCGAGGAGGTGGAGACGGTGCTGGAGCGCATCACGGTGAACGTGGGCCGTACCGGCAAGCTCGCGCCCCTTGCGCACCTCTCGCCCCGCCTGATCGAGGGCAGCACCGTCAGCAAGGCCACCCTGCACAACGAGGACTACATTCGTGACCTCGACCTGCGCATCGGTGACACGGTGGTTGTTCGTAAGGCGGGCGGAGTGATTCCGCAGATCCTGCGGGTGGTCCTCGAAAAGCGCCCGCCGGACGCGGTGCCCTACGCCTTCCCCACCCATTGTCCGGAGTGTGGCCACGAGGCGGTTCGCGCCGAGGGGGACGCCAACACCTACTGCCCCAACCCTGCCTGTCCCGCCCAGCAGTTCGAGCGGCTCCGCCACTTTGTGAGCCGGGGCGCGATGGACGTGCGCGGGATCGGCGAGAAACTGATCGAGCAACTGCTGACCGCCGAACTGGTTCGCGACGCCGCCGACCTCTACACCCTCAGCGCCGAGCAGCTCGCGGCCTTGGAGCGCAGCGGCGAGAAAAAGGCCGCGAACATCCTCGCGCAGCTCGAGGCCAGCAAGACCCGGCCCCTGTGGCGGCTCGTCAACGCGCTGGGGATCCCGCACGTCGGAGAGCGCAACGCGCAGGCGCTTGCCCAGACATTTGGCACGCTCGACGCCCTCCTGTGCGCGACGCCAGGGAGCCTCGAAGCGGTGCCTGGCCTGGGGAAGACCATCGCGGGGAGCGTCACCGCCGCCCTCGCTGACCCCAGCATGCGGGACCTGATCCGCCGCCTGCGCGAACGTGGCCTGAACCCCGTGGAGGAGACGGCCCCCCGCGGCGACGCCCTCGCCGGGCTTACGTTTGTGCTGACCGGCAGCCTCTCGCGCCCCCGTGACGAGATCAAGGCCCGTCTGGAAGCTGCCGGAGCGCGCGTCACCAGCAGCGTCACCAAAAAGACGAGCTACGTCGTCGCGGGCGAGGACGCGGGCAGCAAGCTCGACCGGGCGCGGGAGTTGGGGCTTCCTGTTCTCGATGAGGCCGGGCTGGAGGCGCTCCTTGCCGAGCGGGGGGAGGGTGAGGCGCAGCGCTAG